From Chryseobacterium gallinarum, one genomic window encodes:
- the epsC gene encoding serine O-acetyltransferase EpsC: MPVSLDFIGNILQNKKLGSHGFFDKTKMETFVTGLYNTLFLPQHIDTEEQLQQDFEKLNKALFELILSGVNHDESWAKKQTEVFFDELSNIYHTLILDAGSILEFDPATESLEEILLSYPGFFATYVYRISHQLWMQEVNTLPRVISEYGHSKTGVDIHPGAEIGKHFFIDHGTGIVIGETTVIGDHVKIYQGVTLGALNVSKEFANQKRHPNIEDNVIIYSGATILGGNTTVGKDSIIGGNVWITQNVPANSLVYNKSEIKIKDNGPLPESLTFVI, from the coding sequence ATGCCTGTTTCATTAGATTTTATCGGAAATATTCTTCAAAATAAAAAGCTGGGTTCTCATGGTTTTTTTGATAAAACCAAGATGGAAACTTTTGTGACGGGATTATACAATACGCTGTTTCTTCCACAGCATATTGATACTGAAGAACAGTTGCAGCAGGATTTTGAGAAATTGAATAAAGCGCTTTTTGAACTTATTTTAAGTGGAGTTAATCATGATGAAAGTTGGGCTAAAAAGCAAACAGAAGTTTTTTTTGATGAATTGTCCAACATTTACCATACGCTCATTTTAGATGCCGGATCCATTCTGGAATTTGATCCTGCGACAGAATCTCTGGAAGAAATACTTCTTTCTTATCCCGGTTTTTTTGCAACCTATGTGTACAGGATTTCTCACCAGCTCTGGATGCAGGAAGTGAATACATTGCCGCGTGTTATTTCAGAATATGGCCATAGCAAAACAGGTGTGGATATTCATCCGGGAGCTGAAATCGGAAAACATTTTTTCATCGATCATGGAACCGGTATTGTCATCGGAGAAACAACGGTAATCGGAGATCATGTTAAAATTTATCAGGGAGTTACTCTGGGAGCATTGAATGTTTCCAAAGAATTTGCCAACCAAAAAAGACATCCCAATATTGAAGATAATGTCATCATTTATTCCGGGGCAACTATTTTAGGAGGAAATACTACAGTAGGAAAAGACAGTATTATTGGAGGAAATGTTTGGATCACCCAAAATGTACCGGCTAATTCCCTGGTCTACAACAAAAGCGAAATAAAAATAAAGGATAACGGGCCCCTTCCCGAATCTTTAACATTTGTAATATAA
- the cysK gene encoding cysteine synthase A, protein MKFQNTLEAIGNTPVVRINKLFGADHEVWIKLEKNNPGGSIKDRIALAMIEDAESKGLLNKDSVIIEPTSGNTGIGLALVAAVKNYKLILVMPESMSLERRKIMESYGAEFVLTPREKGMKGAIEKAEELSKETPNSWIPRQFDNPANVKAHTETTAQEILKDFPEGLDYVITGVGTGGHITGIAKVLKEKLPNIKVIAVEPELSPVLSGGVPAPHPLQGLGAGFVPSILDTDILDGIIKVGKEEAFTYTQNAAKKEGLFVGISTGAALAAVAQKLPEIPSGSKILTINYDTGERYLSVEGLF, encoded by the coding sequence ATGAAGTTCCAAAACACATTAGAAGCGATCGGAAATACACCGGTAGTCAGAATCAACAAACTTTTCGGAGCCGATCATGAAGTCTGGATTAAACTGGAAAAAAACAATCCCGGAGGAAGTATCAAGGATAGAATTGCTTTGGCGATGATTGAAGATGCAGAATCGAAAGGCCTGTTAAATAAGGATAGTGTCATTATAGAACCTACCAGCGGAAATACAGGAATAGGACTGGCATTGGTAGCTGCCGTAAAAAACTATAAGCTGATTCTGGTGATGCCTGAAAGTATGAGCCTTGAGCGCCGTAAAATTATGGAATCATACGGAGCAGAATTTGTGTTAACACCCAGAGAAAAAGGGATGAAAGGGGCAATTGAAAAAGCAGAAGAACTGTCAAAAGAAACTCCCAATTCATGGATTCCGAGACAATTTGACAACCCGGCTAATGTAAAAGCTCATACAGAAACTACTGCTCAGGAAATTTTGAAAGATTTTCCTGAAGGATTAGATTACGTGATCACAGGAGTAGGAACGGGCGGACATATCACCGGAATCGCAAAAGTTTTGAAAGAAAAACTTCCCAATATTAAAGTAATTGCTGTAGAACCTGAATTATCTCCGGTATTGAGTGGGGGAGTTCCGGCACCACATCCTTTACAAGGTTTGGGAGCAGGATTTGTTCCTTCCATATTAGACACTGATATTCTGGATGGCATCATTAAAGTGGGAAAAGAAGAAGCTTTCACCTATACTCAGAATGCCGCTAAAAAAGAAGGCCTTTTTGTAGGAATTTCTACAGGAGCAGCTCTTGCTGCGGTAGCTCAAAAACTTCCGGAAATTCCTTCCGGCTCTAAAATACTGACGATCAACTACGACACAGGTGAAAGATACCTGTCTGTCGAAGGACTTTTCTAA